The Cucumis melo cultivar AY chromosome 5, USDA_Cmelo_AY_1.0, whole genome shotgun sequence genome has a segment encoding these proteins:
- the LOC103499484 gene encoding disease resistance protein RUN1-like: MGSTAAGAESSSSSPIFNWSYDVFLSFRGEDTRSNFTGHLYMFLRQKGVNVFIDDGLERGEQISETLFKTIQNSLISIVIFSENYASSTWCLDELVEIMECKKSKGQKVLPIFYKVDPSDVRKQNGWFREGLAKHEANFMEKIPIWRDALTTAANLSGWHLGARKEAHLIQDIVKEVLSILNHTKPLNANEHLVGIDSKIEFLYRKEEMYKSECVNMLGIYGIGGIGKTTLAKALYDKMASQFEGCCYLRDVREASKLFDGLTQLQKKLLFQILKYDLEVVDLDWGINIIKNRLRSKKVLILLDDVDKLEQLQALVGGHDWFGQGTKIIVTTRNKQLLVSHGFDKMYEVQGLSKHEAIELFRRHAFKNLQPSSNYLDLSERATRYCTGHPLALIVLGSFLCDRSDLAEWSGILDGFENSLRKDIKDILQLSFDGLEDQMGHKIVHDESHDQPGKRSRLWLEKDILEVFSNNSGSDAVKAIKLVLTDPKRVIDLDPEAFRSMKNLRILMVDGNVRFCKKIKYLPNGLKWIKWHRFAHPSLPSCFITKDLVGLDLQHSFITNFGKGLQNCMRLKLLDLRHSVILKKISESSAAPNLEELYLSNCSNLKTIPKSFLSLRKLVTLDLHHCVNLKKIPRSYISWEALEDLDLSHCKKLEKIPDISSASNLRSLSFEQCTNLVMIHDSIGSLTKLVTLKLQNCSNLKKLPSYLKLKSLQNLTLSGCCKLETFPEIDENMKSLYILRLDSTAIRELPPSIGYLTHLYMFDLKGCTNLISLPCTTHLLKSLGELHLSGSSRFEMFSYIWDPTINPVCSSSKIMETSLTSEFFHSRVPKESLCFKHFTLLDLEGCNISNVDFLEILCNVASSLSSILLSENNFSSLPSCLHKFMSLRNLELRNCKFLQEIPNLPLCIQRVDATGCVSLSRSPNNILDIISSQQDRPRGIREFVLMNNGIPEWFSYQIASNAIMVTFQHNRDTKITLATSVTFRVDGDSDQGMALVSCNILIGCRLDRRYMRKFPKSASEYTWLVETSATYRRSSLEMNDWNDVIVWFEAVKCAEVVTIRRCGVYFTEKVSGMQNDVKEPRAIYTYFNQPEKLRPRW; encoded by the exons ATGGGTTCTACCGCTGCTGGAGCCGAATCGTCGTCTTCTTCTCCCATTTTCAATTGGAGTTATGATGTGTTTTTGAGTTTTAGAGGAGAAGATACTCGCTCCAATTTCACCGGTCATCTTTACATGTTCTTGCGTCAAAAGGGTGTCAATGTTTTCATAGATGACGGGCTCGAAAGGGGTGAGCAAATTTCTGAAACCCTTTTCAAAACTATACAGAATTCTTTGATTTCTATTGTTATATTCTCTGAAAATTATGCATCTTCTACGTGGTGTTTGGATGAATTGGTGGAAATAATGGAGTGTAAGAAATCAAAGGGCCAAAAGGTTTTGCCAATTTTCTACAAGGTAGATCCTTCGGATGTACGAAAACAAAATGGTTGGTTTAGAGAAGGATTGGCCAAACATGAGGCTAATTTCATGGAGAAGATTCCAATATGGAGGGATGCTTTAACTACTGCTGCCAACTTATCTGGTTGGCATCTGGGAGCAAG AAAGGAGGCTCATCTTATTCAAGACATTGTTAAAGAAGTGTTGTCTATATTAAATCACACCAAGCCCTTAAACGCAAACGAGCATCTAGTTGGAATTGATTCCAAAATAGAATTCCTTTATCGGAAAGAAGAAATGTACAAGTCTGAATGTGTTAACATGTTGGGGATATATGGCATTGGAGGCATTGGTAAAACAACTTTGGCTAAAGCTTTATACGACAAAATGGCTAGTCAATTTGAAGGTTGCTGCTATCTACGAGATGTTAGAGAAGCTTCAAAGTTATTCGATGGCCTTACTCAACTACAGAAAAAGCTACTTTTTCAGATCTTAAAGTATGATTTGGAGGTTGTCGATCTTGACTGGGGAATTAATATCATAAAGAATAGACTGCGTTCAAAGAAAGTTCTTATACTTCTTGATGATGTGGATAAGCTCGAGCAATTACAAGCATTGGTTGGTGGGCATGATTGGTTTGGTCAGGGTACTAAAATCATTGTGACGACTAGAAATAAACAATTACTTGTTAGCCATGGATTTGATAAAATGTACGAAGTTCAAGGATTGAGTAAACATGAAGCTATTGAGCTTTTTCGTCGGCACGCTTTTAAAAATCTTCAACCATCGAGTAATTATTTAGACCTTTCAGAGCGTGCTACAAGGTATTGTACAGGCCATCCTTTGGCTCTCATTGTTTTGGGTTCTTTCCTTTGTGACAGATCAGATCTAGCAGAATGGAGTGGTATATTAGATGGATTTGAAAACTCTTTGAGAAAAGATATTAAAGATATTCTTCAATTAAGTTTTGATGGGCTCGAAGAC CAAATGGGTCATAAAATAGTTCATGACGAATCTCATGATCAGCCTGGAAAAAGGAGTAGATTATGGTTGGAGAAGGACATTTTGGAGGTGTTTAGTAACAATTCA GGAAGCGATGCAGTGAAAGCCATAAAGTTAGTATTAACTGATCCCAAAAGGGTCATAGATTTGGATCCAGAAGCATTTAGAAGCATGAAAAATTTGAGAATACTTATGGTCGATGGAAATGTAAGGTTTTGTAAAAAGATTAAGTATCTACCAAATGGGTTAAAGTGGATAAAGTGGCATAGATTTGCTCATCCATCTTTACCCTCATGCTTTATTACAAAAGATCTTGTTGGACTGGATTTGCAACATAGCTTCATCACAAATTTTGGAAAAGGACTTCAG AATTGTATGAGGTTGAAGTTGCTTGATCTTAGACACTCagttattttaaagaaaatttctGAGTCCTCTGCAGCACCAAACCTTGAAGAATTGTATCTTAGCAACTGCTCAAATTTAAAAACGATTCCCAAGTCATTTCTTTCTCTTCGTAAGCTTGTTACCCTGGACCTCCATCATTGTGTAAACCTTAAAAAGATTCCAAGAAGCTACATTTCATGGGAGGCTCTTGAAGATTTAGATCTTTCTCACTGCAAAAAGCTTGAGAAAATTCCTGACATCTCTTCCGCATCAAACCTTAGAAGCTTGTCCTTCGAACAATGCACAAATTTAGTAATGATTCATGATTCTATTGGATCTCTGACTAAGCTTGTTACCTTGAAACTTCAAAACTGCAGTAACCTTAAAAAGCTTCCAAG CTACCTCAAGTTAAAGTCTCTTCAAAATTTAACACTCTCTGGTTGCTGTAAGCTCGAAACGTTTCCAGAAATTGATGAAAACATGAAATCCTTATACATATTGCGCTTGGATTCTACTGCCATAAGGGAGCTACCTCCGTCAATTGGATACCTTACTCATCTTTAtatgtttgatcttaaaggttGCACAAACCTCATCTCCCTTCCTTGTACAACTCATTTGTTAAAGAGTCTTGGCGAGCTTCATCTTTCTGGGTCTTCTAGGTTTGAAATGTTTTCCTACATATGGGACCCAACCATCAACCCAGTATGCTCTTCTTCAAAAATTATGGAAACTTCATTGACTTCCGAGTTTTTCCATTCACGAGTTCCAAAAGAAAGCTTATGTTTCAAACACTTCACATTGTTGGATCTTGAAGGTTGCAATATATCAAATGTTgattttttggaaattttatGTAATGTAGCATCTTCCTTATCTAGTATACTCTTGTCGGAAAACAACTTCTCTAGTCTACCTTCATGTCTCCATAAGTTTATGTCCTTGCGGAATCTCGAATTAAGGAATTGCAAGTTTCTTCAAGAAATTCCAAACCTCCCTCTGTGTATACAAAGAGTAGATGCCACTGGTTGCGTATCGTTGAGTAGAAGTCCAAACAACATTCTGGACATAATATCAAGCCAGCAGG ATCGTCCTCGTGGCATAAGGGAGTTCGTTCTAATGAATAATGGGATTCCAGAATGGTTTAGCTATCAGATTGCATCAAATGCAATAATGGTTACTTTTCAACACAATCGCGATACAAAAATAACTTTGGCTACATCTGTTACTTTCCGAGTGGATGGAGATTCAGATCAAGGAATGGCCTTAGTTTCATGTAACATACTCATCGGCTGTAGACTCGACCGTCGTTATATGAGAAAATTTCCAAAATCAGCATCAGAATATACATGGTTAGTAGAAACTTCTGCAACATATCGTAGGAGCTCCTTGGAAATGAATGATTGGAATGATGTTATAGTCTGGTTTGAGGCTGTGAAATGTGCTGAGGTCGTAACTATAAGAAGGTGTGGTGTCTATTTCACTGAAAAGGTCTCTGGGATGCAAAATGATGTCAAGGAGCCAAGGGCAATTTACACATATTTTAATCAACCGGAAAAATTGCGCCCGAGATGGTGA